From Solanum stenotomum isolate F172 chromosome 2, ASM1918654v1, whole genome shotgun sequence:
cttgtCAACAATTTATCAAGTGGTTGATATTTGACATTTTACAATAATAGTTGACAGAagattcttaaaaaatgaataacaaaGAAATGTCAGCATGACTTAATATTTGGTTgaagaattaattaaataatagcCTCACCTAACATTGAGGTCATAGTTGACTGTCTCCTTCACCTACCAACCCACCCCACCCATTTTTTCACATCATGGCTCTTTTTATtactaatataatatttaattacaacACTAAAATGATTTTTAGTGTTAATGAATAAATGGTAATAgcttaattattgttaaatatgtgtttttagtagtattctttttaaatgttatTAAAATTTATAGCAACAGTAaatccaatgacaattaactaatgtgaaaattttaacactctttgttaatgcgtatatttattgccgctgaaaaatgtttttgttatAGTAAATGTATTGTAAATAGTAGAAGTCTCGAGTTCGAGTCTCCTTCAATATGAAGTCGCCTTTATTAGGAAGCATTTTAGTCCCAATACGAGACTTTTCGGCGTGAATCCAGATTTAATTGGACTCCAATATGGATACGGGACACTAGGTGAGAAATCATTAAAAGAAATGTTAATCGGAACTGTACCCAAGGGTGTGACCTGTgatcaatgaagtggttgagaaccTCAAGGTCTCATGTTCAAAACTCAAAGGCACAAAAAACACAAAGTTGATTCTTCTTATATGTCCTAACGTTGGTGGAAAGAGCTACCCGGTATTTATTACTGGTGAGAAATGACTGCCAGTGAAATTAGCCAAGGCCCGTAAGTGAGAAAACACGTTGTAAATACGattaactaataaaagtgtgcgttctcttaaaaaaaaaaaaaagtaagaaaaatgtTGACAAAATATCATCAGTTCAAAAAGGACCGTATTATTGGAGATTCATGAGAATACTATAAACAGCCGCCATGGTTtgacaggaaaaaaaaaaaacccaacgCGTTTGAGTTGAACGTGAGTCTACACCATTGaattatatctttatttataCTCAATTTTCTATCAATCTCAACAACCCCATTacaattatttgaattaaaactCATACTTTATTGGTTGAAGCAAATCTTGGTTTTTACTTGAAGTTAAAGAGATTCTTGAATCAGTTTAATCTGTTAAAGGTTTGATCTTGATTACCCATTTCATATTTTTCGTTGTTTCATTTACTTGAAGTAGATTTTGTCATCTGAATAATATGGTGAATCTTGGTACTAGGTTGAGGTAGTAGTAGGTTTTGTTCAATCAGCTTAATCTGTCAAAGGTATTATCTTTATTTGTGATTGTTAAGTTTTTGAGTCATTTTAATCTGTTAAAGGTTTGATCTTTATTTGTGATTGTTTAGAGTTTTGAGGTTATTTTAATCTGTTAAAGGTTTGATCTTTATATGTGACTGTTTAAAGTTTTGAGGTCAGATTAATCTGTTAAAGGTTTCATCTTTATTTGTGATTGTTTAGAGTTTTGAGGTCAGTTTAATCTGTGAAAGATGTGAAAGATTTGATTCTTTAGTGTTGGACTGTAATCTGGCCTAGATTCTTCGATTTTCGGGTAGGAGTTGCTCATTGTATTACATTTTGGTgttttatgattgaattgtttCCATTGCTGGTAGATATTATGGTACCCGTGGTTTATAATTCTTGGGTTTCTTAGTTATTGTCCTCAATTTTGTTTGTGACTTTTTGAGCACATTTTGTAGCTACTTCTTGTGCTTTTAGGTGAGAATGTTGGACCTTTACTTTCTGTTTCATCAGAGGGGGAACTATGTTGCTCTGACTCTCCAAAATTGTTGCTGAACTCACACCGGGTCCTccaaaatacactacttttggaggattcaaCACGCACTCTCTACTACATtcttgaagagtccgagcatcATAGATGAGGAATCTAGATATTTTACTTGGTGCTTTTGTTTGCAAGAATCATCCTCTTGTCTGcactttttagtattttaggaTAATTTATTCTATTATCATACTATCTGCTGTTTGGTAAAGCCTTTTGGACTCgatttttctaattttgcttCCCTGATCTTGTTAATAATGTGTTGATTTAGTTTTCGAAAGTTGTGGTTCAAATGCTTTCCTCCGGCGCCTGGTTTCATGTATCAGCCTGAAATTCTTGTGGTGTTAGCCAATCATGGTCCATTTGCTTAGATTTTGTGGTGGTATTGACCTTCCTGAGTTCATAAATTGAGTCGGTTAACTAGTTTCGACTAAGCTCGTAAGTTGAGTCTATTCATAATTCAAGAAATTGTAACATGGGTTCTGTAGCATTGAAGGTAAACAGGATATGTGAATTGAGATGGACAGTAAAAGAGTTGTCTATAAATCACTTGTGTCTTTATTTTCTCATTCTCTCTGGTATCGTTCTTGTCGTCTGCAAACTTGTCTTTTAAAGTCATATTTAAGGAGTCTGAGTTGTCATTTCcttgaattttgtttttggaTTGATTAAGTCACATCTTAAGCATCTTTTAGCAAATCAATGTTAAACCATTCTTAGTGTTTTTGATTGAtgcaaaaatactttttatttgaTCAATCCAGTACAAATGTAAAAATGACAGGAAGTTCTAGCAGAATCTGCTTTAAAAATTGCTGAGATTTGTTCTCTTTATTTCTACTCTGTTGCTCTTTGAGCCATTCCTGTTTTCATTTCATTGCAAGGGAAAATGACATTCTCGCATCTTCTTATAACAGGTAACCAACATGGCTACACCGACAAGAATTGGTCTTGCTGGGCTTGCTGTTATGGGACAAAATCTTGCTCTCAATATTGCTGAGAAAGGATTTCCTATATCTGTTTACAACCGATCCACTTCAAAAGTTGACGAGACTGTTGAACGAGCTAAGAAGGAAGGCAATCTTCCTCTTTATGGCTTTCATGATCCAGAGTCCTTTGTACTCTCTATCCAAAAGCCCCGTGTCATAATCATTCTTGTCAAGGCTGGTTTACCAGTTGATCAGACCATCAAAACCCTTTCAGCTTTCATGGAGAAAGGAGACTGTATCATTGATGGTGGCAATGAATGGTATGAGAACACTGAGAGGAGAGAAAAGGAAATGGCTGAGCTTGGTCTTCTTTATCTCGGAATGGGAGTATCAGGTGGCGAAGAGGGTGCTCGCAATGGACCCTCAATGATGCCTGGAGGTTCTTTTGAAGCCTACAAATACATCGAGGACATCTTACTTAAGGTTGCAGCTCAAGTTCCTGACAGTGGCCCTTGTGTAACATACATTGGTGAAGGAGgttctggaaattttgttaagatGGTACATAATGGAATTGAATATGGTGACATGCAGTTAATTGCAGAGGCTTATGACGTACTAAGATCTGTCGGCAAGCTCTCTAACACTGAATTACATCAAGTCTTCTCAGAGTGGAACAAAGGAGAGCTTTTGAGCTTCTTGATTGAAATCACTGCTGATATATTTGGAGTCAAGGATGATAAAGCAGATGGATATTTGGTGGACAAAGTTTTGGATAAAACTGGGATGAAAGGTACTGGTAAATGGACTGTTCAGCAAGCCGCTGAATTGTCAGTTGCTGCACCCACAATAGCTGCATCATTGGATTCAAGATTCCTTAGTGGGTTAAAAGATGAAAGAGTTCAAGCAGCCAAAGTATTTGAATCTAGCGGGGTTAGTGATATCTTTGTTGAGCAGACCGTGGACAAGAATCAATTGATTGACGATGTGAGAAAGGCACTTTATGCATCCAAAATATGTAGCTATGCTCAAGGCATGAATTTGATAAGGGCAAAGAGTGTTGAAAAAGGATGGGACTTGAAACTAGGGGAGCTTGCTAGGATTTGGAAGGGTGGTTGTATTATCCGTGCTATATTTTTGGACCGGATCAAGGGGGCTTATGACAGAAACCCAGATCTTGCTAACCTACTCGTGGATGAGGAGTTTGCAAAAGAGATGGTTGAACGTCAGTCTGCTTGGCGAAGAGTAGTCTGCCTAGCTATAAACTCAGGCATTAGCACACCGGGTATGTCTTCAAGTCTTGCTTACTTCGACTCATACAGGAGGGAAAGTCTTCCTGCCAATTTGGTTCAGGCTCAAAGGGATTACTTCGGTGCTCATACTTACGAGAGGATTGATGTGCCAGGGGCTTTCCATACTGAGTGGTTCAAGATTGCCAAACAGTCGAAGAACTGAGTTCTTCTGatgttttccttttattttgacCTGATTGAATAAAGTTGTTGTTTTCATTGAATCTAGGAGGTTGTTAGGTCCTGTGTTAGTATCACCTTGTCATGTGGTCTCTCAAATGTTGGAACTTTACCTATGTTGTTGTTCATCCTATTTGTATTGTAGGCCTTATCGCCTTTTCTCGCATTTCATGTCCTTTGAGTTACATACAATCATATAAAAACAGAGAATGTATTTTTCCATGAGcatttctcattttcttttgttatttgaGACCATTTCTCTACTCCATCATCTTACATTTTTCAAATGTTGTGCATGCTAGTATCTTCTTTTTGTTATATAACCGTGGTGTCAAGGCCAACTTTCGCTCATTCCACGAGAAACCTTCCACCAACAATAGGTACCAGGTAATTCTGTCTACCAATGCTAGGACAGATGGAAAGAAATCATCTTGAGTTTTAGTCTTTGGTGAACCTCTGAGACCTTATGGTTCTCAACTCACTTCATTGACCCTTGGATGCATGGATGCTAGTATCTGATTTAGTTGAAATGTTCTGAAAATTGTCATAGACTTGTTTGTATCATCAAAACCAGGAAAGATCTGTGTTGCAAATTTTCCTTGTGTTTTTGTGGAGCTTTCACATCTCTCTTTTCCACCCTTTTTATGAGTTCTGAGTATCACTTCAACAAGAATGGCTATTAAGCATGAACTAATTTGCTAGTTGTTATTGTGTGAATATAAAGTGTGTAAATATTATACttataacataatataatatttattaacttTCCCATTTGACAttcttaatatttattatacatTTAGACGATAAGTAGGAATAACCATTAGATGTTGAGCTCTAGTCATAACTAAACCAAATTTCTCAGTCATGTCTAAATCATTTGGCATCATACCATTTGGTAACTTCCAATCAAAACAATGAACCATTTGTGCTAGCACCAGGCGAACGGTTGTGAGCCCTAATTGTAATCCAGGACAACTTCTTCTTCCAGAGCCAAACGGTAAAAGTTGAAAATTATGTCCACGAAGATCAATGTTACTACCAACAAACCTTTCTGGCATGAACTTCTCGGGTTCTGACCAAACTTCTGGATCTCTTCCAATCGCCCAAGTATTTACTAAAAGTCTTGAACCTTTAGGTATATCAAAACCATCAATTGTGCAATCTTCAATAGACTCATGAGGAATCAATAGTGGTGCAACAGGGTGAAGCCTAAAACCTTCTTTTATGACCATGTCTAAGTACTCTAATTTTTCCAAGTCTGATTCTTCCACCATTCTATTCATGCCAACTATTTGTTCCAATTCCTTTTGtaatttcttaattacttttGGATGCCTTAAAAGTTCAGTGAAAATCCAGTCAATTGCTGTTGATGAGGTGTCCATTGCAGCTATTAACATGTCCTGCATAAAGagttatttttcatttgttaaattaattaacattcACATGTATGTTAACAAACTTTTAAATAGAATTTAAGTTACCTACGCTATTAGTACTCCCATCGTCCtcttttagttgtcatgttatgtttttcgaaagtcaatttaactaatttcaaagttaaattcGATTCTATTAATTCGatcgtaaaatattatttaaagttCTTAGTATCATtttactctaaaaaagaaaaccacGAAACTAAAAGGGGACGAAGGGAGTATAATTGGATACTCCTTACATTATCAAGTCATTCCAAAAGGTCTACACTTAAGTCTCTTTAAAAATGTGGAATttatagttttgaaaataagGCAGGTTAtcaactatataaaaaaataaaatgacctaATAACTAGACGTAAGTCTCCTTATGGGTTCTGAATTCTTAAATAACTTCTCCAAGTTTTCACAACTAGATtctaaactatatatatatataataaattttttaaatacaaaacaTTACTATTTAAGCAAAAACTACAAAATTTGGCCAAATCGTACCTGAATTTCTAGATCCACCCGAATGGACCAAATTCAAATGCATTAATATTTCCATGTTCCATGTCTTTATCTATTGACTTATAATATGCGGTTAATgcaaaagaaattaatataCTATCAAGTTATCCGAAGATATTTATAAGTAATTCgaaataaaagtgaaatttgTGATCATGAAAATACGACAAGTTACCAATTACACTTcaataaatattagttaaactcaattaaaattAACTTGCAATTCTATTTGTTTTATGATAGAAGAAAACATTACCAGCAAAATAGCTTTCACATGACGACGATCAAATTCGAATTCAGATTCACCAGATTGCATGATATTCATCATAGTATCAACAATATCCTTGGTTTGCTTCTCCTTTTTGGAATCTTGAACATGTTCATCAATAACTCTctcaaaaaattcatcaaaaatcttTGATAATTCCTTCATACGACGAACAACTCCTTGCAAATCAAACACATTAAGAAAGGGGAAAAATTCACCAATGTTTGGCGTTGCTGTTAAAATCAAAGTCTCTTGAATCACATATTTAAAACCCCtttcatcaaattcatcatCCATATATTTTTTCCCAAATACCATTAAACAAGTCATGTTAGCATTTAATGTAGCAAGTTTAGCACTAACATCAATTTCAACACCACTAGAAGCTGCCCCATTGATAAAAGTCATAAAATTTGTAACTTCTTGTTTTCTCATGGCTTGAAATGAATTGATCTTGAGAGTACTAAACAATTCTAACGTACATAATTTTCGCATATTTCGCCAATAAGGTCCATATTTTCCAAATGTCAAATTTCTTTGATCATACGCGATGAGTTTAGCAGCAATATTATTTGGTCGACTCGCAAAAATAAGAtcatgatttttcaaaaattgctCAGCAGCATGAGGAGATGAAGCAACAATTACAGGAACAAAACCAAATCTCATGCTCATTATGGGACCATATTTTTTGGCTATTTTATGAAGATCTTGATGGACATTTTTGCCAATCATATGAAGATTTCCAATAATTGGAAGCCCTTTTGGGCCAGGAGggagttttttcttctttttcatgaaTTTGTTGTGTAATTCTTGAAGAATGTATAGCACTACAAGTAGTGCAACAACTTGTAAGAATATTGAAGCCATGgatatagaatttttttatttttcttttacttcctAACTTGCAAATATTACTTTACTATTATATAGAGAAGGCTAGAAGCAGATACCTCATGATCCATGTGTTTGTTTTTAATCGAAGGCATTTatgttacttttatatttttttgttttaatatatttattctatttattatattttcaaaattatgataaaaatcttataaatcatgattattaataatttaaagtatTTAATTCTCAAAGAAGTTAGGAGGGGTGCTagtgaaattgaagaatttttATTGGTTCTTGTGTTGAAATATCTACCAtattaattgatgaattttgttGGTTGGTGTTGAAATATCTACCATATTAATTGTTGTGGTCCATCTTAAGTTGTCTATGACAGTAATAACAAAAATGGGAAAAGACGAAGAGAAAAAGATGttataaaaaagggaaaaaataatgaaaagaaaaaaaatcatatatatatatatatatactttttttattattattaatagtaATACATTTATCAATCCATTTAAATTAACCAAATTTTAGACccgattaaaaaaatttaagatacaAAAATTCTACTCAAGACTTTTGAGTTTTAGATTTCaggattttaaagaaaacagcttaccaaaattttaataaattgtcCTAAGCTACTTACTCCTAAAATCATCAATGTAGAATTAACTATAGGCTAAAATAGAATTggaagcaaaaataaaataaaaaaaatatatatatatatacactattaCATGATAACTAGTTAACTAGGTGAAAcgaaactaattattttatatccATAGGTAGAAATCAGTGTGAGATTTAAAGAGCTacaaaataatgataaaaaacaTTATCGATAATTAACAAGTTATATCCATAAGTAGAAATTTCATGCGATCAAACTTAattgatttatgaattatgattaaagaataattaattaattactgaaAATGTGTTTGAAAACAAGTGGTATGAGTGAAATAATTAGTTATCATGCGGAAGCTAACAAAATAAACCTTGATAGACCATGAGTTAAAAAATAAACGAGAAATATATCAAATGATATAAAGATTTAACGTGGTCCGATCAATCGACTTATGTCCACAAGatgagatgagcaatccactatataaagagagtataaaatatagaaaggAATAACCTTACAAAATTCACTCAGAataaaaagaggttcacacaacTGATCATAACGCATCACTTGTGTCTAACTGTTTCTCTCCCTACACAAAGCTCTCAAAGCCTCCTAAGACTACATTGTAAATGCTACTAAATTATAAGGAACGAATGTAGAGTCTGGATTTTTTTCCTACGAAAAAGGGACTAGccaaatatgaaaattatatgTTTCATTTTCCTTAAAGGAAAATCcaattatgattaaaaaaaaaaaaaaaaaacgtaggACAAATATCAAACAACAAGAACATGAGTTTGAAAAGCAAAACATAACAGTAGCGTAGAAAAGATTTTGAGtctgtattatttttttataggaTATAAAATTTGGTTggatgaaataataaatatatttgtaatcGTATTAagtgtatttcttttttttttaaatagtgatAATTGAATGGTATTAtaagtttaaaaataataataacaacttaaatggataatttttaaaatatgagtgACGATTCACAAAATTTACTCAccaaaatatattaaagaatTATGATATGTGGGGTCCATGTGAAGAAAATAACAGAAATGAGAAAAGACATATGATGGGAAGTAATTAATGGTGAAAGGGAGAGAGGCCTATCTATCTAACATGTTGAATGTGTTTGACATATAAGTAACGATAAgatcaaaaattgaaaaaaagaaagatcttGATGATTTGGacatgtaaagaaaaaaaatgtagatGATGAAGTAAGGAGGTGCAAGATATTGGATATTGTGAAACGAAAAGAGGTAGAGGTAGATCGAAAAATATTGAGAAGAGGTGATTAGAAAGGAATGACATAGCTTTATCTTATCAATATATGACCTTAGATAAGAATGTATGGAGGTTACCAGAGGTGAACCgaaaatttgaagacttcagATCCACCAATATTACTTTTAGCTCAAATATGAGCTCTAACCTAagcttaaaataaaaacaatgaaaaatggTTGGATTCAAACCCTGGTCTGAAGGATGATTTCTTTAGTTTGTACCAACAATACAAGAACACTCTTATGTTACTCATGGGTCATTGTTATTTCTATTCTAGTTTCTACTTGTTTCTCAAagtagatatacatatatacatatgattTTTTTCGAAATTAGCGGATGCATGTGCACCCTTTCGTCCGCCATTGAAGATCAcgaattaaagtaaaaaattagTAGATAATGGAATATCGAATATTGTAGTTTttaatttggtaaaaaaaaataccataTATTCTTAAAGTATTCGATATTTTCCTATTATTGTTTTAGGTAcacaaatcacaaccatcaAGATTGTCACCATTGACAGTATTCTCACTTACTACAACCAAgatatattactattatatatatatatatatccgcACATTCATATAATTACTAAActatattcttttaattaaaagCTCATATTTGGTGAAGATTACTTTATCATTAAGCTTGTCAACTAGCTAACTCAATCATTAAGAAGCTTCTTATATGTACACAAACGAGGAAAGACTCAAAATAGTCTCTCATCTTTGGGTTAAGGCTTAAAGTTATCCTTAAGTTTTCACATGGAACActaatagtccctcatgtttgcaatattggtgcacttttggtcctcctccaaaattttgcctattttttaacattagtTTTGTCCACAATTTTATGTAAGGAATGTCCAatcgtctttttatatatttagtagaaataataactctatgtgATAGAAggtgatatatatatactattacatgatactaaatatataaaatgacgatTGAACATATCATACATAAGTTATAgataaaatcaatgttaaaaaataggcaaaattttggaggaggaccaaaagtgcaccaatattgcaaatatgaggAACTATTAGTGCTCCGtgtgaaaactcaaggatgactttgagCCTTAACCTAAAGATAAGGGACTATTTTGAGTCTTTCCTCTATACAAACTAGACAAGTACCGTCCGTGCAGAGCACGGGCCTAACATTTGAAAATGTTATGCTCCTTATTTAATGTGGCAACACTTTATTTACATAGTTTTATTCACTTGAAAGGACTTAAATCCTAAATTAACAATAACTACTtataaataatgataaaaaaaacatttatgcAGAGGATAACTTTATATGTTAAAATTGCAACAAAAGTAGGTCTTAACCTcatgattttaaaaatgtaaTGGTTCAAAGCtatattaacttttgatttCATAATTCCAAAAGTGTAAAGAGATAGAACTTTATAAATTTCAGTTCTAAATCTGTCTCTATCAGTAATATATTATGgtcctaaaataaataatagggcaatttcattattttaacgtAGACTAATGTTGATGTGTCTATGGCTAAATAATTACAAGAAGAtgagtgaaaaaaaattattttttaaaagaatgatttattttttcactcatctttttgtaaaattaatcTTTCCACTTTTGTTAAACGAAAATAGTATATTTGGGTCATTTGTATAACGATAAGGATATAtatgagccgtttgtataatgatgatatatatgtaaattattttataacaaagaATATAGCAGCTCTAAATCGCAAGATTAAAGAGTACATGAAGTCGTTTTCCCTTTATTTCAATGCCTTCCAAATTAGCACGCCTTATTTTGGAGACCTCGAAGGACTCAAAACTCAGCAAGAAAAGCAACACAAAAATCCAGTAAGAGAAATTGTGGATCTAGAAGCCTATGAAGATAAAGCAACTACTTTTCCTCCCTAGTTTTGTAAAGTTGCACCAAAGGAACTCAAACATCAAATCATATTTCAGAACCATACAAGTTATAATCAAGAAAATGTTGggtttttaaaaggtgtgaatggaaaatgaagagttgcgacttttatgaagagttgtgactttaaagaagagttgcgacttttatgaagagttgtgactttgatgaaaggttgcgacttttatgaagagttgtgacttttatgaaaagttgcgacttttatgaaaagttgtgacttttatgaaaggtggtgacctttccTAAAGATTGTGAcatttccaaaggtttgtgacctttccggtaaggcacattaagaaccttttcacactaccctttgttttctataaattgagggatttcctctcattttaagaaCGAcattttctgaacttcttcttctactactaaatctagtattctaagtgtactttactgccgttgagtggctcgctgacaccagcgttttgggtatcaatatactggtgattgagatcattctatcctgggaggacatattccaaatcaaacctcggatactagaggggaataatttccttaaggggacactgtgcattcagtgggcttgatcttctttctgtttttccagattctggtatgtgttacagattttagatttgtgaattaatttatgttcttctgttcttcactggttTGTTAAACTTTgataacttcgtgtttctgcaaagtttgt
This genomic window contains:
- the LOC125856436 gene encoding cytochrome P450 71AU50-like, which gives rise to MASIFLQVVALLVVLYILQELHNKFMKKKKKLPPGPKGLPIIGNLHMIGKNVHQDLHKIAKKYGPIMSMRFGFVPVIVASSPHAAEQFLKNHDLIFASRPNNIAAKLIAYDQRNLTFGKYGPYWRNMRKLCTLELFSTLKINSFQAMRKQEVTNFMTFINGAASSGVEIDVSAKLATLNANMTCLMVFGKKYMDDEFDERGFKYVIQETLILTATPNIGEFFPFLNVFDLQGVVRRMKELSKIFDEFFERVIDEHVQDSKKEKQTKDIVDTMMNIMQSGESEFEFDRRHVKAILLDMLIAAMDTSSTAIDWIFTELLRHPKVIKKLQKELEQIVGMNRMVEESDLEKLEYLDMVIKEGFRLHPVAPLLIPHESIEDCTIDGFDIPKGSRLLVNTWAIGRDPEVWSEPEKFMPERFVGSNIDLRGHNFQLLPFGSGRRSCPGLQLGLTTVRLVLAQMVHCFDWKLPNGMMPNDLDMTEKFGLVMTRAQHLMVIPTYRLNV
- the LOC125856423 gene encoding 6-phosphogluconate dehydrogenase, decarboxylating 2-like, which encodes MATPTRIGLAGLAVMGQNLALNIAEKGFPISVYNRSTSKVDETVERAKKEGNLPLYGFHDPESFVLSIQKPRVIIILVKAGLPVDQTIKTLSAFMEKGDCIIDGGNEWYENTERREKEMAELGLLYLGMGVSGGEEGARNGPSMMPGGSFEAYKYIEDILLKVAAQVPDSGPCVTYIGEGGSGNFVKMVHNGIEYGDMQLIAEAYDVLRSVGKLSNTELHQVFSEWNKGELLSFLIEITADIFGVKDDKADGYLVDKVLDKTGMKGTGKWTVQQAAELSVAAPTIAASLDSRFLSGLKDERVQAAKVFESSGVSDIFVEQTVDKNQLIDDVRKALYASKICSYAQGMNLIRAKSVEKGWDLKLGELARIWKGGCIIRAIFLDRIKGAYDRNPDLANLLVDEEFAKEMVERQSAWRRVVCLAINSGISTPGMSSSLAYFDSYRRESLPANLVQAQRDYFGAHTYERIDVPGAFHTEWFKIAKQSKN